A genomic region of Haliotis asinina isolate JCU_RB_2024 unplaced genomic scaffold, JCU_Hal_asi_v2 scaffold_21, whole genome shotgun sequence contains the following coding sequences:
- the LOC137269979 gene encoding putative ankyrin repeat protein RF_0381 — protein MKAILSEGRANIDCKEWKSRTPVLLAAGQGHKDVVHLLVSNGADVSVVDDFGFNLLHSACQGGDVGLVKYVLSLHKHDINGKVLCGGTPLMLAAENGHRNVVELLVGQGANVSLHDNKGNNVLHFACRGGDVEVVKYVLAQNMVDINSRGWKRMTPVMMAARTGHRDVVALLVRKGANVLLRGASKNTILHFACRGGDVEVVKYVLAQNMVDINSRGWKRMTPVMMAARTGHRDVVALLVRKGANVLLRGASKNTILHFACRGGDVEVVKYVLAQNMVDINSRGWKRMTPVMMAATQGYKEVVELLVTKGANVALSGRQGENILHFACHGGSVEVVKYLLSQNINININCRMRNGRTPLMIAEISGHKDVVELLVSRGADRSF, from the coding sequence ATGAAGGCCATCTTATCTGAGGGAAGGGCGAACATTGATTGTAAAGAGTGGAAAAGTAGAACACCGGTTTTGTTGGCAGCTGGTCAAGGACATAAAGATGTAGTTCACCTGCTCGTGAGTAATGGAGCTGATGTGTCAGTTGTAGATGACTTTGGTTTCAACCTCCTTCACTCTGcctgccaaggaggagatgTGGGGCTGGTGAAATATGTCCTTTCACTTCATAAACATGACATCAATGGGAAGGTATTATGTGGGGGAACACCACTTATGCTGGCTGCAGAGAATGGACACAGGAACGTGGTGGAGTTACTTGTGGGTCAAGGGGCCAATGTGTCACTCCATGATAACAAAGGTAACAACGTGCTCCATTTTGCCTGTCGTGGTGGAGATGTGGAGGTGGTGAAGTACGTCCTTGCACAGAACAtggtggacatcaacagtagaggctGGAAGAGAATGACacctgtgatgatggcagcaaGAACAGGTCATAGAGATGTGGTGGCGTTACTCGTGAGAAAAGGGGCTAACGTGTTACTCAGGGGTGCAAGTAAAAACACTATCCTTCATTTTGCCTGTCGTGGTGGAGATGTGGAGGTGGTGAAGTACGTCCTTGCACAGAACAtggtggacatcaacagtagaggctGGAAAAGAATGACacctgtgatgatggcagcaaGAACAGGTCACAGAGATGTGGTGGCGTTACTCGTGAGAAAAGGGGCTAACGTGTTACTCAGGGGTGCAAGTAAAAACACTATCCTTCATTTTGCCTGTCGTGGTGGAGATGTGGAGGTGGTGAAGTACGTCCTTGCACAGAACAtggtggacatcaacagtagaggctGGAAGAGAATGACACCCGTGATGATGGCAGCAACACAGGGGTATAAAGAAGTGGTGGAGTTGCTTGTGACGAAAGGGGCCAATGTGGCTCTCTCGGGTAGacaaggtgaaaatatccttcaCTTTGCCTGTCATGGGGGAAGTGTGGAGGTGGTGAAGTATTTACTCTCAcagaacatcaacatcaacatcaactgtagaaTGAGGAATGGAAGGACACCATTAATGATTGCAGAAATATCAGGACACAAGGATGTGGTAGAGTTACTTGTGAGTAGAGGGGCTGACAGGTCATTTTAG